Proteins encoded by one window of Hyla sarda isolate aHylSar1 chromosome 13, aHylSar1.hap1, whole genome shotgun sequence:
- the NEURL2 gene encoding neuralized-like protein 2, protein MAVQCQPFTCFHTIHGTNVRIDSSGTQATRVESFANGICFSREPLVPGQLFLVEIEEKELGWCGNLRVGLMARDPRSLEILPEYSLPDLVNQGESWIFAITRNHNRVIPDGEENISTLGKHLSEPYLKVGKIKIPRDKLIARSKPGRYSHILDELYKTNILPPTARRSRIGVLYETQADGTCHMHIIINGEDMGVCARGIPTNQPLYAVVDVFASTKSVRVIQLEYGCMYYIWGMGGIASDFNVFYSALFALRKFRSRNNVPLEERTCSFFLRNTRAEVH, encoded by the coding sequence ATGGCCGTGCAGTGCCAGCCATTTACATGCTTCCACACAATACATGGCACTAACGTTCGGATCGACTCTTCGGGTACTCAAGCTACCAGAGTCGAGAGCTTTGCTAATGGCATTTGCTTCAGTCGAGAACCCCTGGTACCCGGGCAGCTGTTTTTGgtggaaattgaagaaaaagaatTGGGCTGGTGTGGGAACCTAAGAGTTGGGCTTATGGCCCGAGATCCTCGCAGCTTAGAGATATTACCAGAGTATTCCTTACCGGATCTTGTAAACCAGGGCGAGAGCTGGATATTTGCCATCACTCGGAACCACAATAGGGTGATACCGGATGGTGAGGAGAACATATCAACTTTGGGAAAACACCTCTCGGAACCGTATCTAAAAGTGGGCAAGATTAAAATTCCTCGTGACAAACTGATAGCGCGGAGTAAGCCCGGTCGGTACAGCCACATCCTGGACGAGTTGTACAAAACCAATATTCTGCCCCCTACTGCTCGCAGAAGCCGGATCGGGGTGCTGTATGAGACCCAGGCGGATGGCACTTGTCACATGCACATTATCATTAATGGAGAAGACATGGGCGTCTGCGCTCGTGGGATACCAACAAATCAACCATTATATGCCGTGGTCGACGTCTTTGCCTCCACCAAGAGCGTCCGAGTGATCCAGTTAGAATACGGCTGTATGTATTATATCTGGGGGATGGGTGGGATTGCCagtgacttcaatgtattttactctgcactgttcgcactgcgtaaattccgctcgcggaataacgttccgctagaagaaagaacatgttcattcttcttgcggaacacgcgagcagaagtccattga
- the ZSWIM1 gene encoding zinc finger SWIM domain-containing protein 1 — protein MNPEFLEKLFAADANSNVVCQVTKSLSISFVNFQTSTMGEIFSKFPEVLQILHFQASDQRTLYTFLVDGPRIGSEYDATRMVHIAVPSNDTPKGLARMLRSMKDMNPCWRSIRVILVEPYFTELGIIHEAFPSAEVVLSAYHVYALMQRHIQVFQLEYKVEINLLDALNNTMCSVTEQNLKNLHSILQRVVDPGALSEMNPDWLLTDKIWALHRWRTGGDCSWYFKMVESLSSELNAVLKISPFLTETMNTLVSFILDHIVGKSQPEPRSCSPEELALIECKGGASKRAATEAQMEPEAAALMCESLHNICNAAAFGLCQNELEVTQKSVDLVGAKGDNMCVQILENPNKVSSGIRKTCTCSFYRSTELPCRHIMSILNAREETLQPDMLHPLWQKQNDVDESALPVTPDTLEILKGEGSGVSEKHLLVNSLTGQMSALLAECSDEVFERRYSTLRGLADSWIGPYDQVKL, from the coding sequence ATGAATCCTGAGTTTTTGGAAAAACTTTTCGCTGCAGACGCCAACTCGAACGTCGTTTGTCAGGTCACCAAATCATTAAGTATCAGTTTCGTCAACTTCCAGACCAGCACGATGGGCGAAATATTTAGCAAGTTCCCCGAAGTTCTACAGATTCTTCACTTCCAAGCATCTGATCAGAGGACTCTGTACACTTTCTTAGTAGACGGGCCACGTATCGGCTCCGAGTATGATGCGACGAGGATGGTCCACATTGCGGTACCTTCCAACGACACTCCAAAGGGACTTGCGCGTATGTTGCGCAGTATGAAAGACATGAACCCCTGTTGGCGTTCCATTCGAGTAATTTTGGTGGAACCTTATTTTACAGAACTTGGTATCATCCATGAGGCATTTCCGTCCGCCGAAGTGGTGCTCTCCGCCTATCATGTCTACGCACTCATGCAGAGGCATATCCAAGTGTTCCAATTAGAATACAAGGTGGAGATCAACCTTCTCGATGCTCTAAACAATACAATGTGTTCGGTCACAGAACAAAACCTAAAGAACCTACATAGCATACTGCAACGGGTTGTGGATCCCGGCGCCTTATCGGAGATGAATCCAGACTGGCTCCTGACCGACAAGATCTGGGCCCTGCACCGCTGGAGAACGGGTGGGGATTGCTCTTGGTACTTTAAAATGGTGGAATCCTTGAGCAGTGAGTTAAACGCGGTCCTCAAAATATCCCCTTTCTTGACCGAAACTATGAATACTTTAGTTTCATTTATCTTAGATCATATCGTAGGGAAAAGCCAACCAGAACCTCGATCCTGTAGTCCCGAAGAGCTAGCTTTAATAGAGTGCAAAGGAGGGGCATCTAAAAGAGCAGCTACGGAAGCCCAGATGGAGCCGGAAGCCGCAGCTTTGATGTGCGAATCGCTGCACAACATCTGTAACGCCGCAGCTTTCGGACTCTGCCAGAACGAACTAGAAGTTACCCAGAAATCCGTCGATCTTGTCGGGGCCAAAGGAGACAACATGTGCGTTCAGATCCTCGAGAACCCAAATAAAGTTAGTAGTGGAATTCGAAAGACCTGCACCTGCAGCTTTTACCGATCCACAGAGCTTCCCTGCCGCCACATCATGTCTATACTCAATGCCAGAGAGGAGACCCTACAGCCGGATATGCTCCATCCTCTCTGGCAGAAGCAGAACGATGTAGACGAATCCGCGCTCCCTGTAACGCCAGACACCCTGGAAATCCTTAAGGGCGAAGGGAGCGGCGTGTCAGAGAAACATCTACTCGTCAATTCCCTGACGGGCCAGATGTCGGCGCTATTAGCAGAGTGCAGCGATGAGGTATTCGAGCGCCGCTATAGTACTCTGAGAGGACTGGCAGATTCATGGATCGGGCCTTATGACCAAGTCAAGCTTTAG